A portion of the Tachysurus vachellii isolate PV-2020 chromosome 14, HZAU_Pvac_v1, whole genome shotgun sequence genome contains these proteins:
- the LOC132857499 gene encoding hyaluronidase-4-like isoform X1: protein MPGVPCGASYQALPVACALVLSWLLLLVHAEFSQKPAKLPLVGRKPFLAAWNAPLDLCAVKYNMNISLELFHISGSPRAVHTGQDVTIFYPNRLGYYPFYTEQGEAVNGGLPQNCSLEAHLRKASKDIAHFIPSEDFQGLAVIDWEYWRPQWNRNWQKKDIYRQRSRELVSRAYINVTEDQIEELARLRFEKSAMAFMQGTLELGTRARPKGLWGFYLYPDCHNYNVHMHNYSGYCPMMERDRNDELLWLWNSSTALFPAMAIRKGHMDSNRNLHFCQNRVLESLRLASMTSLTYELPTFVYTRLGYRDEAMTFLTQKDLIHTIGESAALGAAGFVIWGDLNLTSSRQNCSRVRTFLNYRLGQYITNVTRAAEVCSEYLCQSNGRCVRKDPRAPHFLHLSRTSYHIHSNRNGSFTITGWHSQHELQQLSERFYCHCYEGYEGEHCGSIEPTHTADVEDRGAESSAESVGNALVLVVLLILFTFGCI, encoded by the exons ATGCCTGGTGTGCCCTGCGGGGCCTCGTATCAAGCCCTGCCTGTTGCTTGTGCCCTTGTCCTCTCCTGGTTATTACTCTTGGTGCATGCTGAGTTCAGCCAGAAACCAGCCAAACTGCCTCTGGTGGGCCGCAAGCCATTCCTGGCTGCATGGAATGCACCACTCGATTTGTGTGCTGTCAAATACAACATGAACATCAGTCTGGAGCTTTTTCATATTAGCGGCAGTCCACGAGCTGTCCATACAGGCCAGGATGTCACTATCTTCTATCCAAACCGCCTGGGTTACTATCCATTCTATACAGAGCAAGGTGAGGCTGTGAATGGAGGCCTTCCACAGAACTGCAGTCTGGAAGCTCACCTCAGAAAAGCTAGCAAAGATATTGCACATTTCATTCCCTCTGAAGATTTTCAAGGCCTAGCTGTCATAGACTGGGAGTACTGGAGGCCACAGTGGAACCGCAACTGGCAGAAGAAGGACATCTATCGTCAACGCTCACGTGAACTTGTCTCCCGAGCCTATATAAATGTGACAGAAGATCAGATAGAGGAACTGGCACGTCTACGCTTTGAAAAGAGTGCCATGGCATTTATGCAGGGCACACTGGAACTTGGCACACGAGCTCGACCAAAAGGTCTGTGGGGCTTCTACCTATATCCAGACTGCCATAACTACAATGTGCACATGCACAATTACAGTGGCTATTGCCCCATGATGGAGCGTGATCGCAATGATGAACTGCTCTGGTTGTGGAACAGCAGTACTGCACTCTTTCCTGCAATGGCTATTCGTAAAGGCCACATGGACAGCAATCGCAACCTGCACTTCTGCCAGAACAGGGTGCTGGAGTCGCTAAGGCTCGCTTCCATGACCTCACTGACCTACGAGCTGCCCACTTTTGTGTACACACGGCTCGGATACAGAGACGAAGCCATGACGTTCCTGACACAG AAGGATTTAATACATACAATAGGAGAAAGCGCCGCTTTGGGTGCTGCAGGCTTTGTGATCTGGGGCGACCTTAACCTCACATCTTCTAGA CAAAACTGCTCCAGGGTAAGAACATTTTTGAACTACAGACTGGGCCAGTACATCACCAACGTGACCCGAGCAGCTGAAGTATGCAGTGAATATCTGTGCCAGTCCAACGGTCGTTGCGTACGGAAAGACCCACGGGCGCCGCATTTTTTGCACCTGAGCCGCACCAGCTACCACATCCACTCCAACCGCAATGGCTCATTTACCATCACTGGCTGGCACTCCCAGCATGAACTCCAACAACTGTCTGAAAGGTTCTACTGCCACTGTTATGAAGGTTATGAGGGCGAGCACTGTGGCAGTATAGAGCCGACGCACACGGCAGATGTTGAGGATCGAGGAGCAGAGAGCTCTGCTGAGTCTGTGGGAAATGCCCTTGTCCTGGTGGTGCTGCTCATTCTGTTTACCTTTGGCTGTATTTGA